GTCCCGGTCGCAAAAGCAGCCGGCCGTATATTCCTCCGCGTCGTTGCCGATGTACTGTTGGACAAGATAGTCCGGATTTCCAGCCACGAGCGCCAGCCCCGCCTCGTTTTCGATGCGGAGAAGCCCCCGGCACCCGCCGCCGCCCCGCGGTTTCGCCAGCAACGGGTAGCCATGCGCTTCCGCGAGGGCGCGAACCGCCGCCACATCATCCGATTTCGCATAGGCCGCACAGGGAAACCCGTGCGCGTCGAGCCACTGGCATGTCAGCAATTTGTCGTCGCCGACGCGGTACGTGTCCGGGTCGCTCACGAGACAGACGGCGCCCGTTTCGGCGTGAACACGCGGGGCCAGTTGCGCCAGCGCGGGCAGAATGGCTTCCGCGCCCGTCAGCACGGCATCCACCCGCTCTTTGCGGCAGAGCTCGATCAGCCAATCGGCAAAGTGCGGTTCGCGTGCATACGGCGCGAGATAGGCGCGATCAACGGTGTAGAGGCCGAGCTTATGAGGTCCGACGTCCGCCCCGACGACGCGGCAGCGAAGCCGGCTCAGCGCCAGCGCCTTCAGTATCCCTTCGCTGACGTTGCCGCCCACGGCCAGCGCCAGAACGGTCAGCAACCTTTCCTTCACGCGATTTCTCCTCCGGCTCGACGATTTCCTTGACGATGAAATAGGGTTTGTTCTGCGCCTCGATATAGATGCGGCTCATGTATTCGCACATCAGGCCCGTCGCGATCATCTGCACACCCGCCAGCGTGAAAAACAGCGCCGTCACGGTGACCATCTGGTTGAAATCGCCATAAATGAGCCGCTTGGCGAAAATTAGACCGCCCATGCCGAACCCCACCAGCGACAACAACCACCCCACCAGTCCGATGAACTTGATCGGCGCCGTCGTGACGCTTGCAATCATGTCGAAATTCAGGCGAAGCAGCGTCCAGAGACTGTACTTGCTCTCCCCGCCCGCGCGTTCGCAATGCGCCACCTGTACCTCGGCGATCCGCACACCCAACCATACGATTTCCGCCGGCACATACCGGGAATGATGCGAAAACCGAACCATCTGATCAATCACTTCGCGCCGATAACCTTTCAATCCGCAACCCAGATCCCGCAGATGAATACCCGTTGACCACGACACGATGGCGTTCATGATTTTCGAGGCGTACCGCCGGAACATCGAATCCCGCCGGATTTCCCGCCAACCCTGCACCACGTCGAAGCCCTCGTCGAGCTTGGCTATCAACTTGGCTAGTTCTTCGGGCGGATTCTGCAAATCCGAATCAATGGACAGGACCAGACGTCCCCGAACATTCGAAAAACCGGCGTACATCGCCGGCGTCTGGCCGAAATTGCGCATCAGTTTCACAATGCGAAGCCGTGGTTCGTCCCGTTGCAATTCCTCGAGCAACGCCACGCTGCCGTCGGAACTGCCATCGTCCACCGCCACGATCTCGAACGATCGGTTCAGTTTCTCAAGAGCCGCAGCGGTCCGGCCGATTACCTCGCGAAGATTCGGCTCCTCATTGTAAACGGGTATTACGACCGATATATCCGGGGTTTCCATTGTCAACGTCGTTCCTCCAAGCGCTCCGGCGCCACACGCGTTACTTTAGAGCAGAACCGGCGCGGGATGCAAAGGACCTTCGCGTCCCACGGCGACAGGCGATGCCGGCGGCCCCGCAAAACGGCTTGAACCGGAGTGAATACCCTCAAACAAAAGTACGGGCGATCCGCGGTATGATTCCCCATCCGCAAACCGGTATAATAAATACACCATGGTTCAAGTTGATTTGGGAGCAAACCCATGACATCGAATGCGGCGAATTTTCTGGCTCTGATCTATGCGCCCCTGATGTGGGCGATGGTCGCGATCACGGGCGTGCTGGGTTTCATCGGCGTGTTTGCGCCGGGACGCCTGCGCGCTTCCATACGCCTGTTTACCCGAAAACGCTGGGCGCGTCTGCTGGGAGTCCTCCTCATGATAATCGGCGCGGAAATGTTTCTCCGGGCGCCCGCAACGGCCCTTCCGCTGCTGGTCAAATCGCTGGGCGTTTTTCTTTTCGTGGACGGCGGAGTGCGCCTCGTAATCCCGACCGTCAATATCATAATTGCCGAGTGGTGCATCGCCCACGGCGACCATTGGCACCGCGTGCTCGGCATGGCCTGTTTCGTCTTCACCTTTTTGTTCTACCACGCGACCCGGCTTCCCCTGCCGATCGCCACCTGAAATCCATTGACGATTCCGGGCGCTTTTGATATGCTTGGGATGGATAGCAAACAGGTTTTCCCTGCTGTGTTCGAGTTGGCGAGTAACTTTGTTCCTTACTATTGAACTGGGCATCCAATATTTGAGTAGTCTACGACAGGCCTCCCGGGCCAAGCCCGGCGTGGAAGCCGGACGACTACCGTGAGGACGCCCCCTTGGTGGGCAAGGTTCAATAAGTTCCTCAGCCTACGGCATAAGCGGGGATTTTTTCCGCCACGGGACCTTTCACCGGCCGCTTGAGGATCCATATCCATACCTTGCTTCAGAAGTGGCAAACACGTTATGCCAAGCTATGTGCATGGGAGGAATCCAAATAGAGGAGACCTTCGCGTTCTACCGCCTTCCGCTGCAACACCATAAGCACATGAAGCCGCCCTATATGCTCGAGTGGGTCAACGAGGCGATCAAGCGGCGAACCCACGTCGTGCGGATCTTTTCTAACGCGGTTCAGCCGCCTTAGGTTCAACTGCCTCGATGCGGCTTAGAAACGGAGCACCTCATGCCCCTTTTTGCAGAACTTGAAACATGTGACTAGAGTTGATTTATGCTAGCTGAGAAATCATGATCACCGACCTTGAACGATTCATCGCGTGCATGGAGTATCGGCCCTGCGACCGGCGGCCCAATCATGAGTTGGGCGTTTGGCCGCAGACAGTGGACCGTTGGCGTGCGGAAGCGCCGGACGCCATCGCGGATTTCCGATGGGATTGGTTCGTAGACGAACCGGCGATCGGCCTCGACCGGCGCGAATATATCAATGTCAACTACGGACTCATTCCGCACTTCGAACCGGTGGTCATCGAGGAGACCGACAAATATATTACCGCCCGTAACCATATCGGCGTCGTGACGAAGGCGCTCAAAGAGGGCAGCGTGGGCGGCGGGCGCATGTGCATGGACCAGTATCTCGAATTTCCTGTCCAGGAGCCGAAGGATTTCGTGGACATCAAACGCCGTCTTATCGCGGCCATCCCGGAACGCTATCCGGCGGACCTCGACGATCAGATCGCGCGATGGCGCACGCGCGACTTCCCACTCGTACTCGGCCGCAACTGCGCGGCCAACGGGTTCTATTGGCGCGCGCGCGAATTCATGGGCACCGAGGCGCTCTCGACGGCCTTCTACGAATACCCGGATCTCATGCACGAGATGATGGAGTTCTACGCCGACCTGATCATCGAAACCAGCCGGCCCGTGTTGGAAAAAATCCAGGTCGAGTATTTTGTGCTGAACGAGGACTTCGCGATGAAGAGCGGGCCGCTGATTGGCCCAAACATCTTCCGCGAGTTCATCTTCCCGCACCTGAAACGCATGGTCGAATTCTTCCGCGCACACGGCACGCGCTATTTCGCGGTGGATTCGGACGGCGACCCGACGGTTTTGATCCCGCACCTGATGGACGCGGGTGTGGATACCCTCTGGCCGATCGAACGCGCGTCGAACGTCAGCCCGATGCAATGGCGAAGGCAATTCGGCAAGAGCCTTCGTCTTTGGGGCGGCGTGGACAAGCGCGAACTTGCCAAAGGTCCCGAGGCGATTCGAGCCCATCTCCGCGAGTTCATCCCGCTCATCGAAGAAGGCGGTTTCATTCCCACCGTGGATCACACGGTGCCGCCTGATGTCTCATGGGATAATTTCAGGTATTACATGGACGCGAAGACGCTTCTGCTTTCCGGAAAATTGTAACGGAACGGCCCCGAACGATAAGTCGCGCCATAAGCCGTATTTTCCCATCAGGTCCTTGATGGATGGACAGGTCTTGGGCGGCATGCCCAGTCTTTGGGTTTGCCATCCAAAACAAATCCCGGCAAGGGGCTGGAAGCCTTCTGCTTATTGTGAATGGCGCCGCACTCTCCGGCCTTTTCTTCCGCGTTGGCTGCGTGGTATCGTGCCGTGGCGTGGATGGCGCGGACAAGGAGCGGACATGTCGTTGGTGGTGTTGGCGGCGGCGAGTTGGATTGCCGGCAACCGGTTGTTGCGCTCGATTCGGATGCAGGGCATCGAGCCGCTGGCCTTACGTTTACTCGTGGGAATGAGTTTGTGTTCCGCGGTCGTGGCGGGGCTGGGCGCAGTGTCGCTCGACGCCGCGCGTTTTCTGCTCAATGCCTTTGCGCTTGCCGGTCTTGGCTATCACTTGTACCTCTACAAGGCGGCAGAGGGGACCGATACGCCGCGCGAACGCCTCGACGCGGTCGAAAAACTGTCCCTGCTCGCCGTCCTGTCTGCCGCGTGCTTAGCCCTGTTCGGGGCGCTGGCGCCGGCGACAAGCTGGGATGCATGCGTCGCGCATCTGGCTTTGGCCAAGGATTATACCCGCGAGGGGCGGATCCTGTTCGTGCCGGGCAACGAATACACGGCCTATCCGCATTTGCTGCATGTCCTGTATGCCTGTGTGTTTGCGCAGGATGGCGAACGGGGCGCGATGCTGCTGGGCTGGCTCATGGGCCTGCTGGCCTGCGCGGCCGCGTATATGCTGGGCGCGCGAGTCGAGAGCCGCCGCTGTGGACTGATTGCCGCCGCGATTCTGGCCACCGCGCCCATCTTCATCGATCAAGCGGGAACCGTGTCCATTGATTTGGCCTTCTGCGCTTTTGCCGTCGGCGCTATGGCGGCGCTCGCGGCATGGTTCAAGGAGCGCGAAGCAGCCGCGCCGTGGTTGCTCCTCGCGGGCTGGCTTGCGGGAAGTTCCTGCGGCATTCGCCATACGGGTTATCTGGTGTGTGTGCTTTTGTCGCTGGGCGTGTTGCTGGGCGCGCGCGAACGCCGTTTTCGTTCGTTTGTCCTGTTTGTGGGCATTTCTGTGCTGGCTGCGTCGCCCTGGCTGCTTCGCAGCGGACTGATCACCGGCAATCCGTTTTATCCCCTATTCATTTCATGGTTCGGAGCGGGTTCGATTCCGCATTGGCCGGTGGGCTTTATGGCTCCGCACCCGTCGCTCGACGGGTTCAGCCTGCGCCAATTTCTCATGTTTCCCTGGGATATCGTCATGCGGCCTTACTTGTTCGACGGTTGGTCGAAATCGCCCGGGGGGCTGGTGGTTCTGCTCGGTGTGCCCGGTCTTTTGGTGGGCGGCCAACGGGCGCGCATCCTGGCGCTGTACGCGCTTTCGGGCATCATGTGCTTCTTCTTTTTCGAGCGTTATGCGCGGTACGTTCTGCCGTTCCTCATTCCGATGATGGTGGTGGCGGGCATCGCCGCATGCCGGCTTGGCAGGCTGCGCCGTGTGGTCGCCGCCGTGCTTGCGGCGTCGTTCGTGTTCGGTCTCGTGTTACAGGCGGCTGCTGTCCATTTCAAGGCGCCGGTCGTGCTGGGACGCGAGACGCGGCAGGCGTATTTGACCGCGCGTGTGGAGCGGTATCCCGCTTTCGAATGGGTGAACCGGCATATTCCAATCGGCGACACCATCCTCACGTTCGACCGCCGGTCGTATTTCTTCGACGGGCGCACGTATCAGAACGATGCGCCGTTGCGTGCGTTGTTCGGCCAGCCTGTCGAGGCGCAGGCGGCCTGGCTGGCCGCGCAGGGCATCAAATGGATCTTCATTCCGGCCACCTATATCGCCCAGGCGCCGGGCTACAAGGACGGGTATCGCGACATGATCGCCGGCTGGCGGAGCGAGAAACGCTTCTTCCGTTCCGCGCAAGTGATCGAAATGCCCAATCCGCGGACCGGAAAACTGGAAACCGTGGAAGTCTACTATGTGAATTACGCAAATCCGACGACGGGAAACTGAGTCATGTCCGTCCGGAAAACGTTGATACACAATACCGCGTTCAACACGGCGGGCCGCCTGTGGGAAGCGGCCTGCAATATCGCGCTGGCGGCGTATGTCGTTCCCTGCCTCGGCGTTTCGGCGTGGGGATTGTGGGCGATGTTGAGCGTATTCACGGGATATGTCGCGCTCTTCGATGTGGGGCTGGGCAGCGGGTTCGCCAAGTTTATCGCTGAACACGCCGCGCACAAGGACCGCGGCCGGATTTCATCCGTTGTCAGCGTGGGTTTTTTCTTTTACCTCGTGCTGGGCCTTGTGCTGGTGTGCGCGGGCTGGTGGTGTATCGATCCGGCCGTGGCGCTGTTCCGGCGACTGGGCGCGCAAGCCGTGGACGACGCCTTTCTTTCGGATGTCCGCGTCCTATTGCGATGGGGGTTGGTGCTGTTTGCCGCGTCGAATTGCCTGTCGGCGTTCAGCGCCGTGCAGACTGGACTGCAGCGCATGGACGTCGCGAATCTGATCGGTTTCGCGGCCTCCTTGCTCAAAGTGACCGGCGCCGTCTACTGGGTGCATGCGGGACACGGCGTGCGGGGATTGCTGTATGCGAGTTTTTTGGCGTTCGGTTTCCATGCGGCGGCCAGCGTGATTGCCGCATTTCTGCTCGTGCCGGGATTGCGGGTGTCGCCCCGGCATATTTCAGGGACAGAATTCCGCGCGCTGGCGTCGTTCGGCTGGAAAACCCAGGTTTCACGGTTGTCGAACGTGATTTCCTTCGAAACCGACAAACTGATCGTGGGGCTTTTCTACCGCCA
This genomic window from Candidatus Hydrogenedentota bacterium contains:
- a CDS encoding glycosyltransferase, with the translated sequence METPDISVVIPVYNEEPNLREVIGRTAAALEKLNRSFEIVAVDDGSSDGSVALLEELQRDEPRLRIVKLMRNFGQTPAMYAGFSNVRGRLVLSIDSDLQNPPEELAKLIAKLDEGFDVVQGWREIRRDSMFRRYASKIMNAIVSWSTGIHLRDLGCGLKGYRREVIDQMVRFSHHSRYVPAEIVWLGVRIAEVQVAHCERAGGESKYSLWTLLRLNFDMIASVTTAPIKFIGLVGWLLSLVGFGMGGLIFAKRLIYGDFNQMVTVTALFFTLAGVQMIATGLMCEYMSRIYIEAQNKPYFIVKEIVEPEEKSREGKVADRSGAGRGRQRQRRDTEGAGAEPASLPRRRGGRRTS
- a CDS encoding glycosyltransferase family 39 protein encodes the protein MSLVVLAAASWIAGNRLLRSIRMQGIEPLALRLLVGMSLCSAVVAGLGAVSLDAARFLLNAFALAGLGYHLYLYKAAEGTDTPRERLDAVEKLSLLAVLSAACLALFGALAPATSWDACVAHLALAKDYTREGRILFVPGNEYTAYPHLLHVLYACVFAQDGERGAMLLGWLMGLLACAAAYMLGARVESRRCGLIAAAILATAPIFIDQAGTVSIDLAFCAFAVGAMAALAAWFKEREAAAPWLLLAGWLAGSSCGIRHTGYLVCVLLSLGVLLGARERRFRSFVLFVGISVLAASPWLLRSGLITGNPFYPLFISWFGAGSIPHWPVGFMAPHPSLDGFSLRQFLMFPWDIVMRPYLFDGWSKSPGGLVVLLGVPGLLVGGQRARILALYALSGIMCFFFFERYARYVLPFLIPMMVVAGIAACRLGRLRRVVAAVLAASFVFGLVLQAAAVHFKAPVVLGRETRQAYLTARVERYPAFEWVNRHIPIGDTILTFDRRSYFFDGRTYQNDAPLRALFGQPVEAQAAWLAAQGIKWIFIPATYIAQAPGYKDGYRDMIAGWRSEKRFFRSAQVIEMPNPRTGKLETVEVYYVNYANPTTGN
- a CDS encoding oligosaccharide flippase family protein; this translates as MSVRKTLIHNTAFNTAGRLWEAACNIALAAYVVPCLGVSAWGLWAMLSVFTGYVALFDVGLGSGFAKFIAEHAAHKDRGRISSVVSVGFFFYLVLGLVLVCAGWWCIDPAVALFRRLGAQAVDDAFLSDVRVLLRWGLVLFAASNCLSAFSAVQTGLQRMDVANLIGFAASLLKVTGAVYWVHAGHGVRGLLYASFLAFGFHAAASVIAAFLLVPGLRVSPRHISGTEFRALASFGWKTQVSRLSNVISFETDKLIVGLFYRQFGMIGVYRIGEELAGKMRQMPALLVSAIMPAASDLDARDDRERITRLYLVSSKYLAAATLPIGVYCVAASGMLIRTWMGPAVPHLETAAWINRILAIGYLANVLPGAGVSIALGKGRPDLQMKAGIIAMITNVAFTLALVFPFGLYGVAMGTALSMFAACAWFLRAMEPVGGIRAGELMRKTLAWPALACLPGFAFCLAGEFWSAGGSRWLNAAAALGGAIVFFSSYALILFRVPYFDRFDHDVLRSLPIAGRMYGRFHG
- a CDS encoding ATP-grasp domain-containing protein, which gives rise to MGGNVSEGILKALALSRLRCRVVGADVGPHKLGLYTVDRAYLAPYAREPHFADWLIELCRKERVDAVLTGAEAILPALAQLAPRVHAETGAVCLVSDPDTYRVGDDKLLTCQWLDAHGFPCAAYAKSDDVAAVRALAEAHGYPLLAKPRGGGGCRGLLRIENEAGLALVAGNPDYLVQQYIGNDAEEYTAGCFCDRDGRVRGCIVMRRELHEGTTAFAEAGLFPDVRDTAVRIAEQLRPMGPCNIQMRMHAEQAVCFELNIRFSGTTPVRARMGFNEVEAALRHYVLGEPARELPVVTRGVMIRYWNEMYVDPDGCEQLRQAGMLDAPGRFLRQIENYGIRPCEFS
- a CDS encoding uroporphyrinogen decarboxylase family protein codes for the protein MITDLERFIACMEYRPCDRRPNHELGVWPQTVDRWRAEAPDAIADFRWDWFVDEPAIGLDRREYINVNYGLIPHFEPVVIEETDKYITARNHIGVVTKALKEGSVGGGRMCMDQYLEFPVQEPKDFVDIKRRLIAAIPERYPADLDDQIARWRTRDFPLVLGRNCAANGFYWRAREFMGTEALSTAFYEYPDLMHEMMEFYADLIIETSRPVLEKIQVEYFVLNEDFAMKSGPLIGPNIFREFIFPHLKRMVEFFRAHGTRYFAVDSDGDPTVLIPHLMDAGVDTLWPIERASNVSPMQWRRQFGKSLRLWGGVDKRELAKGPEAIRAHLREFIPLIEEGGFIPTVDHTVPPDVSWDNFRYYMDAKTLLLSGKL